From one Formosa sediminum genomic stretch:
- a CDS encoding adenylosuccinate lyase: MTTTQLYKELNAVNHARAQRLYYANLLLDAPELIPSVLDILFKTDDPLSCKAAWILEFMCGKNLNALLPHLDAFTLQMHTVHLDSAVRPVAKICEYLAKANNNTANTTVRTALTTQHKERIVTVCFDYMINNEKVAAKAYSMTTLYLLGKEFDWIHAELEQILKRDFLTQSAAYKARAKHILKQIKKR; the protein is encoded by the coding sequence GTGACTACAACACAACTTTACAAAGAATTAAATGCCGTAAATCACGCCAGAGCACAACGGTTGTATTATGCTAATTTATTGTTAGATGCTCCGGAGTTAATACCTAGTGTTTTAGATATACTTTTTAAAACAGACGATCCTTTATCTTGTAAAGCAGCATGGATTTTAGAATTTATGTGCGGTAAAAACTTAAACGCTTTACTACCGCATTTAGATGCCTTTACTTTACAAATGCATACGGTACACTTAGATTCTGCCGTACGTCCAGTAGCTAAGATTTGTGAATATTTAGCCAAAGCAAACAATAACACTGCCAATACAACAGTAAGAACGGCATTAACAACCCAACATAAAGAACGCATTGTAACTGTATGTTTTGATTATATGATTAACAATGAAAAAGTAGCTGCAAAAGCATATAGCATGACAACCTTATACCTTTTAGGCAAAGAATTTGATTGGATACATGCCGAATTAGAACAAATTTTAAAACGTGATTTCTTAACACAAAGTGCTGCATATAAAGCACGTGCTAAACACATATTAAAACAAATTAAGAAGCGGTAA
- a CDS encoding heme-binding domain-containing protein yields MKSLKKIVVALLVVFIIAQFFGPEQNTGEVVSVNAFLEETNPPERVSAILEESCYDCHSSFTRYPWYSQITPVNYWMAEHVDDGKKHLDFSEWNSYSLKKKDHKFEELIEMVETKEMPLESYTLIHTNAKLSDADIASVKEWAEFVRIKFTLMPQPE; encoded by the coding sequence ATGAAAAGTCTAAAAAAAATAGTTGTAGCATTATTAGTGGTATTTATTATTGCTCAATTTTTTGGCCCAGAACAAAATACAGGCGAAGTAGTGTCTGTGAATGCCTTTTTAGAGGAGACCAATCCGCCAGAACGTGTTTCGGCAATTTTAGAAGAAAGTTGTTACGATTGTCATAGTAGTTTTACACGTTATCCGTGGTACAGTCAGATAACACCTGTTAATTACTGGATGGCAGAACATGTAGACGACGGTAAGAAACATTTAGATTTTAGTGAGTGGAATAGTTATTCTTTAAAGAAAAAAGATCATAAATTTGAAGAGCTTATAGAGATGGTAGAAACTAAAGAAATGCCTTTAGAGTCCTACACATTAATACATACTAATGCAAAATTATCTGATGCCGATATCGCATCTGTAAAAGAGTGGGCAGAATTTGTACGTATAAAATTTACATTAATGCCACAGCCAGAATAA